In Candidatus Desulfarcum epimagneticum, one genomic interval encodes:
- a CDS encoding hypothetical protein (Evidence 5 : Unknown function) produces the protein MTSTKPTVEFRLVVSANEKYLRMLRYFLESLMMFGGPLAKSAHFVVSIWRDTPFRDLIAECPWLNEFPVTIRWPDVDLSKKYNYHGIVAYRLSLESTADIIVLCDTDLLFAGDFDALLLTSHLQQKLLGFVAHVSPFRVGNLSHKNNDTWWKHVFDAAGLPLPVFGETHTGWNMRAFMLNASKSKSDQRNEMLSYKHCPYYFNYGFVVSPRSHIEKMGKTFEQDLEHVDTALETYFKSQIANSLSFVRHHIPCGVFSLNYNYPLHLCEKEFRAINQDPEGHNAPDDIKIFHYLGDGRFTDEDFSTEKALEKALKRRNLSPSERVFQKRLGRIHHKVKKMNNPEFTQLPQRLGKTIPDYMIPSAFVMVERLPLTHTGKVDPDSTRFSQKSPTKNARIAWRNKPRIQWPASSPFIIGGAELSGTTIKTLKSSPMLKELEEWIPIYLSYWAAPLPPGIENAMSRLLEDLLGEQIPGFKKKETPETWGFQFPGSIFLLPFLSRKFPRMKFLHVISDGRKTAFNQNRDELKKIGASLLKPREKSWETPFISMAMWKRIHIMAARHGETVMKDRYLRVRVEDFIHDPAPATKRLRRFLGLSGDIKKIAPKKIIQSPATGRWKSNSHSTLMALNIIGKPGLEKFGYMSLNEKILKTPLTHAGKIKGIRYQREKIGSNLKKLKKEFGAFPEYSASMSSSPPCREMRRGDADHVKIVSIHVPKTAGTAFKEILTQIFDPQRIYFDYDDPEFTKDQILRRLNKISHRELESISSDKKAIHGHFFVKKYERFFPGAKRIVWLRHPLLRFISLYFYVTKPQMKKINPFLYGMLFEKKLDIIEFIKSKTWNDKNWNFCEGRPLSNFYFAGIQEFFAEDMKELSRILDWPPVTVPRLNRNKTSNYHKRILAIFTDENIINALLSSPVFKKELALYQWALDLRSKRRGEKRISHHEILEKEIANIAARQTKKEMDALKSGCEKIHRHLPNSKVKQNEIAPIVEWNSAKEASF, from the coding sequence ATGACATCAACAAAACCCACTGTTGAGTTCAGGCTTGTCGTCAGCGCAAACGAAAAGTATCTTCGAATGCTGAGATATTTTTTAGAATCACTCATGATGTTCGGCGGACCTTTGGCAAAATCGGCTCATTTTGTTGTATCAATCTGGCGGGACACCCCTTTTCGTGACTTAATTGCTGAATGCCCATGGCTCAATGAATTCCCTGTGACGATCAGGTGGCCGGATGTGGATTTATCGAAAAAATACAACTATCATGGGATCGTCGCATATCGGCTTTCTCTGGAATCAACGGCGGATATTATCGTTCTTTGCGATACGGATTTGCTTTTTGCAGGCGATTTCGACGCATTATTGTTGACATCTCATCTACAGCAAAAACTGCTTGGATTTGTTGCCCATGTATCGCCATTCAGGGTGGGCAACCTGTCACATAAAAACAATGATACCTGGTGGAAGCATGTTTTTGACGCTGCCGGATTGCCGCTGCCTGTATTTGGAGAGACGCATACCGGGTGGAATATGCGCGCATTTATGTTGAACGCGTCAAAAAGCAAATCTGATCAGCGAAATGAAATGTTGTCTTATAAACATTGTCCCTATTATTTCAACTATGGATTCGTCGTGTCTCCCCGAAGCCACATAGAAAAGATGGGAAAAACGTTTGAGCAGGATTTGGAACATGTCGATACGGCGCTCGAAACATACTTTAAAAGCCAAATAGCCAATTCTTTATCGTTTGTGCGGCATCACATTCCATGTGGCGTTTTTTCATTAAACTATAACTATCCGTTGCATTTATGTGAGAAGGAGTTTCGAGCGATCAACCAGGACCCCGAAGGCCATAATGCTCCTGACGACATCAAAATTTTTCATTACCTGGGAGATGGGCGATTCACTGACGAAGATTTTTCAACAGAAAAAGCATTGGAAAAAGCTTTGAAAAGGCGTAACCTCAGCCCAAGTGAACGGGTATTTCAGAAACGGCTTGGCCGTATACACCATAAGGTAAAAAAAATGAACAATCCGGAATTCACTCAACTTCCCCAAAGGCTTGGAAAAACTATCCCTGATTACATGATCCCCTCCGCCTTTGTGATGGTGGAAAGACTTCCGCTGACCCACACAGGCAAAGTGGACCCAGATTCGACCCGTTTCTCTCAAAAGAGCCCCACAAAAAACGCAAGGATCGCCTGGAGAAACAAACCGCGCATCCAATGGCCGGCTTCTTCCCCCTTTATCATCGGAGGCGCGGAATTGTCCGGAACCACAATCAAAACGTTGAAAAGCTCCCCCATGTTAAAAGAGCTTGAAGAATGGATTCCCATATACCTGTCCTACTGGGCGGCCCCCCTTCCCCCGGGCATTGAAAACGCGATGAGTCGGCTTCTGGAGGATCTCCTTGGAGAACAGATCCCGGGTTTTAAAAAAAAGGAGACGCCGGAGACCTGGGGATTTCAATTTCCCGGGTCCATATTTCTGCTGCCATTTTTGAGCCGAAAATTTCCCCGCATGAAATTCCTTCATGTGATAAGCGATGGCCGAAAAACCGCTTTTAATCAAAATCGGGACGAACTGAAAAAAATCGGCGCCTCGCTTTTAAAACCACGGGAAAAATCGTGGGAAACCCCTTTTATATCAATGGCTATGTGGAAACGAATCCATATCATGGCGGCCCGGCACGGAGAAACCGTGATGAAGGACCGCTATCTGCGGGTCAGGGTTGAGGATTTTATTCATGACCCGGCGCCGGCGACAAAACGATTGCGGCGTTTCCTGGGCCTTTCCGGCGACATTAAAAAAATCGCGCCCAAAAAAATCATTCAAAGCCCGGCGACTGGGCGTTGGAAATCAAACAGTCATTCAACCCTAATGGCTTTAAATATAATCGGAAAACCCGGCCTGGAAAAATTCGGATATATGTCACTAAACGAAAAAATTTTAAAAACCCCCTTGACTCATGCTGGAAAAATTAAAGGAATAAGATACCAGCGGGAAAAAATTGGCTCCAATCTAAAAAAACTAAAAAAAGAATTTGGCGCCTTTCCTGAATATTCCGCATCCATGTCTTCAAGTCCGCCTTGCCGGGAAATGCGGCGCGGCGACGCGGATCATGTAAAAATTGTCTCCATCCATGTTCCCAAGACAGCTGGAACCGCTTTCAAAGAAATATTGACTCAAATCTTTGACCCGCAAAGAATTTACTTTGATTATGACGATCCCGAATTCACTAAAGATCAAATATTAAGAAGACTCAATAAAATATCACATCGGGAACTGGAATCTATTTCCTCTGATAAAAAAGCGATTCATGGACATTTTTTTGTAAAAAAATATGAGAGATTTTTTCCCGGGGCAAAAAGGATTGTGTGGCTGAGACATCCGCTCCTCAGGTTTATTTCATTGTATTTCTATGTTACAAAACCTCAAATGAAAAAAATCAACCCCTTTTTATATGGAATGTTGTTTGAAAAAAAATTAGATATTATTGAATTTATTAAATCTAAAACGTGGAATGACAAAAATTGGAACTTCTGCGAGGGAAGACCGTTATCGAATTTTTATTTTGCCGGAATTCAGGAATTTTTCGCCGAAGACATGAAAGAGTTAAGCCGCATACTGGACTGGCCCCCTGTCACTGTCCCGCGATTAAATCGCAACAAAACTTCAAATTATCATAAAAGAATCCTGGCCATATTCACGGATGAGAACATCATAAACGCGCTGTTATCTTCCCCTGTGTTCAAGAAAGAACTGGCGCTGTACCAATGGGCTTTGGATTTGCGTTCAAAACGGCGCGGAGAAAAACGAATATCCCATCACGAAATACTGGAAAAAGAGATCGCAAATATAGCGGCCCGTCAAACCAAAAAAGAAATGGACGCTCTGAAAAGCGGCTGCGAAAAAATTCACCGGCATCTTCCCAACTCAAAAGTCAAGCAGAATGAAATCGCGCCGATAGTGGAGTGGAATTCAGCGAAAGAGGCCAGTTTCTGA
- a CDS encoding conserved hypothetical protein (Evidence 4 : Unknown function but conserved in other organisms), with protein MRDFNFLITGGSGFIGSSLAERLLKTGATVVCLDINNSDRLTFPGKQLKQVKGDVLDAKRVDHWVGRCERVIHLAAIAGVDEYITRPFDVLDVNIMGTRNVLLSCLKRRRPVLFSSSSEIYGMNTGALEETSSRVYGPSSNHRWSYAISKSAGEHYAYALGEQGLIFAIVRYFNVYGPKLDSPGSGRVVSKFIGCIQDHRPLTLVDGGDAARTFCYVDDAVEATARLAMKLKPDAPFRNTAVNIGRDEPATIKELADMMIRLTGHPYGTKNVPGEVFFGKGFEEIPHRMPDISKQRQFLDFEPKVDLEEGLKRVLNHWDLLADQQREKKQPPAPRPTSLIPMVRPCFEPGDRLLQSYQRLLAIGPVTNCGPRLQKFEQEIAAYLDAPDVAVVSSGSDALCLSLKALGVKGKAVLPSYTFIATLNAVTACGLDPIFCDIDPDTFTLSPGELRKILRQEEGISCVIPVNVFGVPPEMEKIAHISHAAGIHILYDNAHGFGTRVDNKQIISDPIIQTLSFHATKLLPAIEGGAVVSLDGNILKEIRRLRNHGIASRPTASSEGINSKMDELRAATGSHVLKRFPQMLTMRRDYGRRIRSYITEYGDGIFVPQRIPDNVASNFQNMGIVCPEAERIGGLNIISKKLKRFGVESRSYFNPALHHLNAYENKFSLPVTDKIWRSLLCFPIHSVMSRQELCQIRNAVRSTAAELRQMLDSTTKIQQ; from the coding sequence ATGCGCGACTTTAATTTTTTAATTACAGGCGGCAGCGGTTTTATCGGCAGTTCACTGGCAGAGCGCCTGCTCAAAACCGGCGCGACGGTTGTCTGTCTGGATATCAACAATAGCGACCGATTAACTTTTCCCGGCAAACAACTCAAACAAGTTAAAGGCGATGTGCTTGACGCGAAACGGGTCGACCATTGGGTCGGCCGGTGTGAAAGGGTGATTCATCTGGCGGCAATCGCAGGTGTGGATGAATACATCACTCGCCCTTTTGATGTGCTGGACGTTAATATTATGGGAACACGCAATGTGCTTCTGTCCTGCCTGAAGCGCCGGCGACCGGTTTTGTTTTCGAGCAGCAGTGAAATCTACGGAATGAATACAGGCGCGCTGGAAGAAACCAGCTCTCGTGTTTACGGGCCATCTTCAAATCATCGATGGAGTTATGCCATATCAAAATCCGCCGGCGAACATTATGCGTACGCGTTAGGCGAACAGGGTCTTATTTTCGCGATTGTCCGCTATTTTAATGTTTACGGCCCCAAGTTGGATTCCCCGGGCTCCGGACGGGTTGTCAGCAAGTTTATCGGCTGCATACAGGACCATCGTCCCCTGACGCTGGTGGATGGAGGCGATGCCGCGCGGACCTTCTGCTATGTGGACGACGCGGTTGAAGCGACCGCTCGTCTGGCGATGAAATTGAAACCGGATGCGCCTTTTCGCAATACCGCGGTTAATATCGGGAGGGATGAGCCCGCCACGATCAAAGAGCTTGCGGACATGATGATCCGCCTGACCGGACATCCGTATGGAACAAAGAATGTTCCGGGAGAAGTCTTTTTCGGCAAAGGGTTTGAAGAGATTCCGCATCGAATGCCTGATATTTCAAAACAACGCCAATTCCTTGATTTTGAGCCGAAGGTGGATTTGGAAGAAGGGTTAAAACGCGTTTTGAACCACTGGGACCTTCTGGCCGATCAGCAACGGGAAAAAAAACAACCCCCTGCTCCACGCCCCACATCGCTTATTCCGATGGTCCGCCCGTGTTTCGAGCCGGGCGATCGGCTGCTGCAATCGTATCAGCGATTATTGGCAATCGGCCCGGTGACAAACTGCGGTCCCCGCTTACAGAAATTCGAACAGGAAATCGCGGCGTATTTAGACGCGCCCGACGTAGCGGTCGTCAGCAGCGGTTCGGATGCGCTGTGCCTTTCCCTGAAAGCGCTGGGGGTAAAAGGCAAAGCCGTGCTGCCGTCCTATACCTTTATCGCAACCTTAAACGCTGTCACAGCATGTGGTCTTGATCCCATCTTCTGTGATATTGACCCGGACACATTCACACTTTCACCTGGGGAACTTCGAAAAATTCTGCGACAGGAGGAAGGTATCTCCTGTGTGATACCCGTTAATGTATTCGGCGTGCCGCCTGAAATGGAAAAGATAGCTCACATCAGCCATGCGGCCGGCATTCACATCTTATATGACAATGCGCATGGGTTTGGCACTCGAGTCGATAACAAGCAAATTATCTCCGATCCGATCATCCAAACCCTCAGTTTTCATGCGACAAAGCTGCTGCCTGCCATTGAAGGCGGCGCTGTTGTTTCTTTGGATGGTAACATCCTGAAAGAGATCAGACGCCTGCGCAATCATGGAATCGCCTCCCGGCCGACTGCATCCTCGGAAGGCATCAACTCTAAAATGGATGAGTTGCGTGCTGCTACGGGGAGTCATGTTCTCAAACGTTTCCCTCAGATGTTGACCATGCGCCGCGATTACGGGCGCCGCATTCGATCTTATATAACCGAATATGGAGATGGGATCTTCGTCCCGCAACGAATTCCGGACAATGTGGCGTCCAATTTTCAAAATATGGGCATCGTCTGTCCGGAAGCGGAACGTATTGGAGGGCTGAACATAATCTCAAAAAAATTGAAACGGTTCGGTGTTGAAAGCCGCTCTTATTTCAATCCTGCGCTGCATCATCTAAACGCATATGAGAACAAATTTTCTCTGCCGGTAACGGATAAAATTTGGCGCTCTTTGCTTTGCTTTCCGATTCACAGTGTTATGTCGCGGCAGGAATTGTGTCAGATTCGAAACGCGGTGCGCTCAACCGCGGCGGAATTGCGACAGATGCTTGACAGCACAACAAAAATACAACAATAA
- a CDS encoding conserved hypothetical protein (Evidence 4 : Unknown function but conserved in other organisms): MNSPKSQDNISKSEKKSKIIIIGAGAHAKYIIDILEEMNCFEIIGCCASDPSPSGEVCGYPFLGDFKTLSELFQTGVRLAAIGIGGWTDNHLREKIFNMAKDMGFKLVNPIHPRAIVASNARIGEGSSIGAGAVVNTEASIGKNVIIGADALIGHETEIHDHVLVSGSVKVGAQLVVKKRALLAFGATIVSRVNIGREALVGAGSVVIKDVADRTRVFGVAATQRD, translated from the coding sequence ATGAACAGCCCGAAATCGCAAGATAACATTTCAAAATCAGAAAAAAAATCTAAAATAATCATCATTGGCGCCGGCGCTCATGCCAAATACATCATTGATATCCTTGAGGAAATGAACTGTTTTGAAATTATTGGCTGTTGCGCAAGCGATCCCAGTCCCTCTGGAGAGGTGTGCGGATATCCATTTCTTGGCGATTTTAAAACGCTTTCAGAACTTTTTCAAACAGGCGTTCGCCTGGCTGCAATCGGCATCGGAGGGTGGACCGACAATCACTTACGGGAAAAGATTTTTAACATGGCAAAGGACATGGGTTTCAAACTTGTTAATCCTATCCACCCAAGAGCGATCGTCGCATCTAATGCGCGCATCGGTGAAGGGTCGAGCATCGGAGCCGGCGCAGTGGTAAATACGGAAGCATCGATTGGCAAAAACGTTATTATTGGAGCGGATGCCTTGATCGGCCACGAAACCGAAATCCATGACCATGTGCTGGTTTCAGGGTCAGTCAAGGTCGGGGCTCAACTTGTGGTGAAAAAACGGGCTTTGCTGGCTTTTGGCGCAACGATCGTCTCCCGGGTCAACATCGGCCGGGAAGCGCTTGTCGGGGCCGGCTCTGTTGTGATCAAAGACGTCGCCGACCGAACAAGGGTTTTTGGAGTGGCGGCGACACAGCGCGATTAG